GCAGTATCAGACCCTGTCCCTGTTTAGGTGCTGGACATCGTCTCTACGTGGGAGAAGCAGATGTGCCCCGTTACCTGAAGGGATGTCCGCCGACCTTCTCCACTTGGACTTGCAAAGCGCGCTGTCGTATCCAAGCTCGCGAAGCTGTTGTGCGATGCATGCCAGTGCGCAATTCCGGCATTCCTTCGCCATGCGATTCGAGCAAGTGCAATCAACGGGATCGGCCTGCAGCATCTTGTTCACTGCATACTTTGTCCGCTGTAGCAGCTTCGCCTCCGTTGAGCTCGTGCGAGACATAGCTTCCTGCATCCATCAGGGGCAAAATGAAGGATTAATTAGATTTCCGCCTCGAATCTCAGAAAAGCTTGAAAGCAACCTCTTTGACGAAGATCTCAGCATATATTCTATATAAGAAACTTCTCCGTTTGATCATATAAATTTGTATATGCACGATTTTAAGGTCAAAATGTGAGTAAGGAATCGCCAAATCGACGACGGCGACTTACCTGAAGAAGCTGCTTCTGCGACTCCCAAAAGGCCTCATTCTTGGCGGAGCTTTCGCTCGTCCCCTCGTCGCCACTGTCAAAGCCATCATCACCGTAACCACCACAACTGCTCCCGTACGATGCCTCGGCTCCCCTTTCTCCTTCCTCCAAGAAGCTGAAAACCGTGTCCGACAAGCTCATCCGGCCGTCCTCCGCCTCCATTCCCATGTCCTCCTCCTGAACTGATCCTTTCCTTTTCCTCCGCCAAGCTTGATTGGTGCTCTGTAATGGCGTTGCGGCACCACATTTATACGAGTCTCGGGACGAACAAACGGGTCGCCGCGAGAACGACGGAGACAGCTTGATGCTCCACGTGGGAATCATCCACTGGGGAACCCCGGTCCGTCGGGCCCAACACAGCGTGGATCCACATCAGGAAGCCGCGTCTGCTAGCCCTGGATTGGCCTCTCTTATCCTCTTTCCACCCAGTGAAGCTCGGCTGTCTTCGGCCGAGACCCAATCAAGGAAGGTTCGCTGCACTCGACAACCTTTCCCGGGACCCGCCCATTATGAACCAATATTGGTCGAGCCTTCCGTGTTTCGTGGCTCTACTTGTCTACATCTGATGAGTATGATCTATCTGAGTGATAACAGATGAAGTAAAAGACAACGCAAAAACGTGTTCTCTTGTTTTATCTATATGCTGATTGACTGTAAAGACAACGTAATTTTACTCCGTCCATGAGCTTATAATAGCAACGGTGATCCTCTTCACGGATATTTAGGGATTGTGGTCAAGAAAAGTATtactgtaaacaactttaagtcatggcctcgggaccgacgcggtttggttcgggtccgaatgatgaGGGATCTTTCTGGGACGACCCTTGAGACTGCAGAAGACcgactgcggtggtccgatcgcgaAGGGATCGTCGTTTCCTTCGGGAGGGGGCTCCTCGCTTGGGCGTTTAgtgggaggcctccgtcttcgcacctgcacacaggtcgggtcgggagagctcggccTAACCCCTCTGACGATCGAGTTAGAGAATAGTCgcagggtttttttttttgttgtctccTCTCCTTTTCCTCGGagtgcgagggtttttatagtgaaggttATCGTTGCCTGATGTACCCGCTTATAGGGAGCATGATCGTACTCATGGTAACGTTTGATATcgacgttggcgtggcgtgaaggaccgagcctgagtggaatgttaatgtgcctcgatcgACATTTTGGTCCGTGTTGACCAGATGCTATCAGGTTAACAGAGGCACGAGGCGTCATCTGGGACGACTGACATCAACCTGAGTCTTATcaccattattatcctcatcatacagggagcaggatcgtactcctggtaacgtctgacatcgacgttggcgtggcgtgaaggactgAGCTTTAGCGGGATGTTAATGTGTCTCGATCGATGTTCCGATCCGTGTTGATCAGGTGCTGTCAGATTAATAGAGGCgcgaggcgtcatctggggcaaCTGACGTAAACCCAAGTCTTATCGTCATTATTACTCTCATAAAAAAGAAGAGGACAAGTGACGGTTCACGGCTCTCGGGCTCGTTGGTGGGGCTCGGACCAATGCTCCACCACCACCATCTCCCTCGCGTCCATCCAAAACTTGTAGGCCATGAAGAGGAGAGTCTCGTTGTCGGTCCTCGTTTGGAGTTGTGCGATAGAGCAGTCACTCCAATATCAGAACGAGAAGAGGAGGGAATAGTCGACGGTGACTTAAAAGCTTAATGCTGAAGGAGAAATGCTTCTCAGCCACGGGTTACGTTGTGGCCGAAGTCAACCACGTAGCATGCCACGTAACCACCGACCCCCGACATCGTAAGCATGCATTAGAACAGAACCTGATCCCGATGAGACCGGAGAGTTTAGTATGACATGTGGTTGAGCTCTCAATTTGACCCATTACAATGAATTCCAGTCTGTTCACTCATTGAGCTTGGGTGATTAAAGATGAATACTTCGTACTTTTCCACATCATGATGGAGCATGTGATACATTTTATCTATTACCATAACGTGTATTGATTCCTGACGCAAAAACGAGAATTAGACCTTGAACGCGTCGGGAAGTCGTACCTCATTTACGTACAGAGCCCACCGACGCAGCTCACAACTCAGCACACATCACGAGTGGGTCCCTGCGATTTACACCACGCGAGCGGGTGAGATGAGTAAGGCCGTAAAGAAGCTGAGTAGATTAGTATTTGTTTGTCGACATCGACCGCAAAAGGCGTCGTCTGCGTCTAGTACGGATTGCTTCCTTTCCAAGTCACCATGGTGGAATGAATCCACCAACGCTTGCTGGCAATAAGTTCACAGTTACGGGAGCGCGACGCAGTGCTGCTTTCTGTGCCTTCGAGCTCGTTGCTCCGCTCTCAGCTCTCATGTCGAAGGAGAGCAAGCGAGCCAAACCAACACCCCCGCTGCTTCACCTTCTCCTCCTCGTTCTAACCTTCCACGCTCTTCCCTCCGCCGCCGTCCACCTCATCTTCAACGGATTCGAATCCTCGGACCTCAGTCTCTACGGCAACGCCACCCTTGAGtcctttccctcctcctccccttccttcCAGGAGACGCGCAGCCGCCACCGCCATTACCTCTCCCTGACCGACGAGTCTTTCTCCCTCGGCCGAGCCCTTCTCCCCGTCCCCATCCGAACCAAGTCCTCCAACTCCACCGTGCTGCCCTTCGCCGCCTCGTTCCTTTTCTCCATCGCTCCCATTATCGAAACCCTACCTGGTCATGGCCTCGCCTTCCTCTTCGCCCCCGCCGCGGGCACCCTCGGTGCCGCCCCCTCCGAGCACCTCGGCCTCTTCAATTTCTCCGCCAACGGTGACCCCGCCTCCCGCGTCCTCGCCGTCGAGTTCGACGTCTTCCGGAACGGGGAGTTCCACGACATCAACGACAACCACGTCGGGGTCGACCGCAACTCCCTCACCTCCGTCTCGTCAGCCGCTGCCGGATACTGGCCTGATG
The DNA window shown above is from Musa acuminata AAA Group cultivar baxijiao chromosome BXJ2-4, Cavendish_Baxijiao_AAA, whole genome shotgun sequence and carries:
- the LOC135608890 gene encoding uncharacterized protein LOC135608890, which encodes MGMEAEDGRMSLSDTVFSFLEEGERGAEASYGSSCGGYGDDGFDSGDEGTSESSAKNEAFWESQKQLLQEAMSRTSSTEAKLLQRTKYAVNKMLQADPVDCTCSNRMAKECRNCALACIAQQLRELGYDSALCKSKWRRSADIPSGQHSYIDVVMEARNSKKGTIRLLIEPNLRAEFEMARGSREYNSLVSCLPKIFVGKSEKLRGVVKIMCAAAKKCMKENKMHMAPWRKHKYMQSKWFGTPERTGPGASSPAVVSDRQPKLRASMLTFDLHCTEVEVS